In Vigna unguiculata cultivar IT97K-499-35 chromosome 3, ASM411807v1, whole genome shotgun sequence, a single genomic region encodes these proteins:
- the LOC114178078 gene encoding monocopper oxidase-like protein SKU5, producing MSSSTAFFFFLVNVSLLLTLSSAADPFVSYDFEVSYITASPLGVPQQVIAINKKFPGPTINVTTNNNVAVNVRNKLDESLLLHWSGIQQRRSSWQDGVLGTNCPIPSKWNWTYQFQVKDQIGSFFYFPSLHLQRAAGGFGGFIINNRPIIPIPFDTPYDDIVVFIGDWYTRNHTDLRKALDDGKDLGMPDGVLINGKGPYRYNDTLVPDGIDYETIEVHPGKTYRLRVHNVGVSTSLNFRIQSHNLLLAETEGSYTVQQNYTSLDIHVGQSYSFLVTMDQNASSDYYIVASARFVNESRWQKVTGVAILRYTNSKGKAHGPLPPAPDDQFDKTYSMNQARSIRWNVSASGARPNPQGSFRYGSINVTEIYVLKNKLPEKINGKRRATVSGISFVNPSTPIRLADQYKLKGVYKLDFPTKPITGPPRAETSIINGTYRGFMEVILQNNDTKMHTYHMSGYAFFVVGMDYGDWSENSRGTYNKWDGIARTTAQVYPGAWTAILVSLDNVGVWNLRTENLDSWYLGQETYVRVVNPEVTNKTELPIPDNALFCGALSKLQKPQVIASAASPINGNTLKLFFTWLIICAWIHIFQ from the exons ATGTCTTCTTCCAcagctttcttcttctttctcgtCAACGTCTCCTTACTTCTCACCCTCTCCTCCGCTGCGGATCCATTTGTTTCCTACGATTTTGAGGTCTCTTACATCACTGCCTCTCCACTTGGAGTTCCTCAGCAg GTCATTGCTATCAACAAAAAATTCCCGGGTCCTACTATCAATGTCACCACAAACAACAATGTTGCCGTCAATGTTCGGAACAAATTGGATGAGAGCCTCCTCCTTCATTG GTCTGGGATTCAGCAGAGGAGGAGTTCCTGGCAAGATGGTGTTCTTGGCACCAATTGTCCCATTCCTTCTAAGTGGAACTGGACTTACCAGTTTCAGGTAAAGGATCAAATTGGAAGCTTTTTCTACTTCCCTTCCCTTCATCTTCAGAGAGCTGCTGGTGGATTTGGGGGTTTCATTATAAACAACCGACCCATCATTCCGATTCCTTTTGATACCCCATATGATGACATTGTCGTTTTTATTGGAGATTGGTACACCCGCAACCATACG GACTTGAGGAAGGCCCTGGATGATGGAAAAGATCTTGGCATGCCGGATGGTGTTCTCATCAATGGGAAAGGCCCATACCGATATAACGATACACTTGTTCCTGATGGCATCGATTATGAAACAATTGAAGTCCATCCTG GAAAAACTTACCGACTTCGTGTACATAATGTTGGAGTATCAACAAGTCTGAATTTCAGGATCCAGAGTCATAACTTACTTCTGGCAGAGACAGAGGGGTCTTACACAGTGCAACAGAACTACACTAGCTTAGATATTCATGTTGGGCAATCTTATTCTTTTCTTGTAACCATGGACCAAAATGCAAGTTCAGATTACTACATTGTAGCAAGTGCCAGGTTTGTGAATGAATCACGTTGGCAAAAAGTTACTGGAGTTGCTATCTTGCGCTATACAAATTCCAAGGGGAAGGCGCATGGTCCTCTTCCACCGGCTCCTGATGATCAATTTGACAAAACTTACTCAATGAACCAAGCAAGATCCATCAG ATGGAATGTATCAGCAAGTGGTGCTCGTCCTAACCCACAAGGGTCTTTCAGATATGGTTCCATCAATGTGACTGAGATTTATGTACTAAAAAATAAGCTACCTGAGAAAATTAATGGGAAGAGGCGAGCAACCGTCAGTGGAATCTCTTTTGTCAATCCTTCGACTCCAATCAGGCTTGCTGACCAGTACAAATTGAAGGGAGTATACAAGCTAGATTTTCCCACCAAGCCTATTACTGGACCACCTCGTGCAGAAACATCAATCATTAATGGAACCTATAGAGGATTTATGGAAGTTATATTGCAGAACAATGATACCAAGATGCATACTTATCACATGAGTGGATATGCATTTTTTGTAGTCGG GATGGATTATGGTGATTGGTCTGAGAATAGCAGGGGCACGTATAACAAGTGGGATGGAATAGCTCGCACTACAGCTCAG GTTTACCCTGGAGCATGGACTGCAATTTTGGTTTCCCTTGACAACGTAGGAGTATGGAATCTCAGAACAGAAAACCTTGATTCATGGTACCTTGGTCAAGAAACATATGTCAGGGTTGTCAACCCAGAGGTTACCAACAAGACTGAGCTGCCCATTCCAGACAATGCCCTCTTCTGTGGTGCCCTCAGTAAATTGCAGAA gcCTCAAGTTATTGCTTCTGCGGCATCACCAATCAACGGGAATACCCTGAAGCTGTTTTTCACCTGGCTGATTATATGCGCCTGGATCCATATATTCCAGTAA